One segment of Thermococcus profundus DNA contains the following:
- the glmS gene encoding glutamine--fructose-6-phosphate transaminase (isomerizing): MCGIIGYIGDRKACDVIVKGLKRLEYRGYDSVGIVTADGDKIEIRKGAGRIDELTEKLNFQEMRGNRGIGHTRWATHGVPNDTNAHPHTDCTGRIAVVHNGIIENFAELREELLRKGHTLRSDTDTEVIAHLIEEELKNAKNFEEAVRKALLRLKGSFALGIVYADEPDKIYVVRNESPLVLGIGKGETFAASDVPAFLEYTNKVVFLDDREYAVLTKDSWIVKNLDTGEVVEKQVQEIEWTLEMAEKAGYPHFMLKEIHEQPKAIRDAIHGNRGIISKVAEEIAGYDRVIFVAMGTSYHAALVGKYLFQRLAKRIPIVEEASEFRYEFEDLVDDGTLVIAITQSGETADTLAAMKLAKRKGAKVLAIVNVVGSMATRIADLTLYTHAGPEIGVAATKTYTTQLTVLTMLAIELARKLGTVDPEYLGELERGLELVPDLVEDVLTHEESLRELAEELKDKRDFFYIGRGAGFPTALEGALKLKEISYIHAEGLSAGELKHGPLALLEDGVPVVAINPSGKVFDKMVSNIEEARARGAMIISLSDREELSRVSDVLIKMPEVDELLSSIVYVVPLQILAYHLAVLRGNDPDKPRNLAKSVTVE; the protein is encoded by the coding sequence ATGTGCGGAATAATTGGATACATCGGGGATAGAAAAGCCTGCGATGTGATTGTCAAGGGCCTTAAAAGGCTCGAATACCGGGGTTACGACTCCGTGGGTATCGTCACGGCCGACGGAGACAAGATAGAAATCAGAAAGGGGGCCGGAAGGATAGACGAGCTCACTGAGAAACTCAACTTTCAAGAGATGAGGGGGAACAGGGGAATCGGCCATACCCGGTGGGCAACCCACGGCGTTCCAAACGACACCAACGCCCACCCTCATACGGACTGCACGGGCAGAATCGCGGTCGTTCACAACGGCATAATAGAGAACTTCGCTGAGCTGAGGGAGGAGCTCCTCAGAAAGGGACACACCCTCAGGAGCGACACTGACACCGAGGTCATAGCTCATCTCATAGAGGAGGAGCTCAAGAACGCCAAAAACTTTGAGGAGGCCGTTAGGAAGGCCTTACTCCGCCTGAAGGGTTCCTTTGCCCTCGGGATAGTCTATGCGGACGAACCAGATAAGATATACGTCGTCAGGAACGAGAGTCCACTGGTTCTTGGAATTGGGAAGGGAGAGACCTTCGCGGCGAGTGACGTTCCAGCTTTCCTTGAGTACACCAACAAGGTGGTCTTCTTAGACGACAGGGAATACGCGGTTTTAACCAAGGACTCGTGGATCGTTAAAAACCTTGATACAGGCGAAGTAGTTGAAAAACAGGTTCAGGAAATAGAGTGGACCCTTGAGATGGCCGAGAAGGCAGGTTATCCCCATTTCATGCTCAAGGAGATCCACGAGCAGCCGAAAGCCATCAGGGACGCGATACACGGCAACAGAGGCATCATAAGCAAGGTGGCTGAGGAAATAGCCGGCTACGACAGAGTCATCTTCGTCGCCATGGGCACCTCGTACCACGCCGCCCTCGTCGGCAAGTACCTCTTCCAGAGGCTCGCGAAGAGAATCCCAATAGTCGAGGAGGCCAGCGAGTTCCGCTACGAGTTCGAGGACCTTGTTGATGACGGAACTCTAGTGATAGCCATAACCCAGAGCGGCGAGACAGCAGACACTCTCGCGGCTATGAAGCTCGCCAAGAGGAAGGGCGCAAAGGTTCTCGCCATAGTCAACGTCGTCGGGAGTATGGCGACGAGGATCGCGGATTTAACCCTCTACACTCACGCGGGGCCGGAGATAGGGGTCGCCGCTACCAAGACCTACACCACCCAGCTTACCGTTCTCACGATGCTCGCAATAGAGCTCGCCAGAAAACTCGGCACGGTGGATCCGGAATACCTGGGGGAGCTTGAAAGGGGCCTTGAACTCGTCCCCGACCTGGTGGAGGATGTTTTGACTCACGAAGAAAGCCTCAGAGAGCTGGCAGAGGAGCTCAAGGACAAGAGGGATTTCTTCTACATCGGCAGGGGCGCGGGCTTCCCAACGGCCCTTGAGGGCGCCCTAAAGCTCAAGGAGATAAGCTACATTCACGCCGAAGGGCTCTCCGCGGGGGAGCTGAAGCACGGGCCGCTCGCACTGCTTGAGGATGGCGTCCCGGTTGTCGCGATAAACCCGAGCGGGAAGGTCTTCGACAAGATGGTGAGCAACATCGAAGAGGCCAGGGCGAGGGGGGCAATGATAATCTCACTCTCGGACAGGGAAGAGCTCAGCAGGGTTTCGGATGTGCTCATAAAGATGCCCGAGGTCGATGAGCTGTTGAGTTCGATAGTTTATGTAGTTCCCCTCCAGATTCTCGCATATCATCTTGCAGTGTTGAGGGGCAACGACCCCGACAAGCCGAGGAATTTGGCCAAATCGGTCACAGTTGAATGA